Below is a window of Escherichia coli DSM 30083 = JCM 1649 = ATCC 11775 DNA.
CTTCACGCCTTCCGGCAGTTTTTTCTTCACGTTATCAGAAATATGCAGAACTTCTTCAAACTGATAGCAGTGCGGGCAGAAGAAAGAGAAAAACTCCAGCACTTGCGGCGCGCCAGCAACTGGTTTTTCCAGGGTAGTGTACTGTTTACCATCTTCATACTGCGCCGCCGATGCGCTAAACGCTAAAACTAAACCAGCCAGCGCCAGCCAAATCTTTTTCATGATCTACTCTCTCCGATTAATACATAGGTGTTAATTGCAAAGGGGGTTCTTGTAGAACTTTTGCCTGTTCTATAAAAGTCACCGTCTGTCGTAGCCAGTAATCTTCCCCGGTTAACCACGGGAAATTTTTCGGGAACGCGGGATCAGCCCAACGCCGCATTAGCCAGGCAAGATAATAAACCAAACGCATGGCGCGTAAAGGTTCAATCAGTCCGATTTCAGCGGTGTCGAACTCGCTAAATTCTTCATAAGCCTCAATAATAGTTTCCAGTTGCATCCGCTGCTCGGCTTTATCACCATTGAGCAACATCCACAAATCCTGAACGGCTGGACCATTACGTGCATCATCCAGATCAACAAACATTGGACCATCGCGCCAGAGAATATTCCCGGCGTGGCAGTCTCCATGTAGCCGCAGAACGGTGAAATCTTCCCGCCAGTGTGCTGTAACGGCGGCAATCAGCTCATCTGTCGCTTTCAGGAATGCCGCTTTCAACCCGGAAGGTATCAGTGTAGCGTCCTCAAACAGCTTGCGTGGCTCAATGAGATATTCATTCAAACCGATGGTCGGGCGATGGATAAAAAGCTGTTTGCGCCCCGTCTGGTGCATACGCCCTAAATAACGCCCAACCGCTTCCATCTGATCGATATTATCAGCTTCGAACTGGCGACCACCGACGCTTGGAAAAACAGCGAAATAAAATCCCTGATGGTTCAATAAAGTCTGACCATTAAAGGCCACAGGTGCTGCGACCGGAACTTCATCGTTAACCAGCTGCAACGCAAATTGATGTTCTTCGAGGATTTGATCGGCTGTCCAACGTTCAGGGCGATAAAATTTGACGACAAAACGTCGACGATCTTCGTCCTGAAATTGATAGACACGGTTTTCATAGCTGTTAAGCGGGGTAAGACCGGAATCCACCCGAATCCCATGCTCAAACAGAGCGTCCATGATGGTATCCGGGTGTAGTGTCTGGAAAGTAAAAGCGCTGTTGTTCATCCCATCATCCGGAAAACATTACGAATGATGAAGGATATCATTTCACGATGATTTTGGTTGCGCCGCTTACAAGCTTTTACTCTTTAATTACGCCACGTGCGCGTAATAGCGCCGTTTTGAAATCTTCTTCATAATCTTTCTGCAAACCCGGGATCACCGCATCTTTCGCGGAATCACGCATTTTCAGGTGATAGATCAGAATGTCATCCGTCAAATCCGCCAGTTCGCCGTCAAAACCTGACTCTTTCGCCAGTTTCTGCAAAAATTGCAGCAGGTTAAGGTCTGGCTCTTTTTGCCAGGCTGGCTGGAGGAGTTCAATAACTTCATTCAGACGTTTACATTTCATAGTAATGCTCCTTACTCTTGAGACAGACACGTTAGCAGGGTCAATCCCACAATAAAAGAGGCGATATCGGTGAATCTGATGACGATGATAACAGGCGTTGTGCTGGCGGGCGGTAAAGCCAGACGAATGGGCGGCGTAGATAAAGGATTGCTTGAATTAAACGGCAAACCATTATGGCAGTATGTCGCTGACGCGCTTATGACGCAGCTTTCTCACGTCGTGATTAATGCTAATCGTCATCAGGAAATCTATCAGGTAAGCGGTCTGAAAGTGATTGAAGATTCACTGGCGGATTACCCTGGTCCTCTGGCAGGAATGCTTTCAGTAATGCAGCAGGAAGCGGGTGAGTGGTTTTTGTTTTGCCCGTGCGATACGCCTTACATTCCCCATGATTTAGCCGCCCGGCTTACTCATCAGCGCAAAGATGCGCCTGTCGTGTGGGTCCACGACGGTGAACGCGATCACCCGACTATTGCTCTGGTAAACCGCGCAATTGAGCCTTTATTACTGGAATATCTGCAAGCAGGAGAACGCCGGGTTATGGCATTTATGCGTCTGGCTGGCGGTCATGCGGTTGATTTCAGCGATCGTAAAGAGGCATTTATAAACGTGAATACGCCAGAGGAGCTTGCCCGATGGCAGGAAAAACGATGATACCGTTACTCGCCTTTGCTGCATGGAGTGGCACCGGAAAAACAACGCTGCTGAAAAAATTGATCCCGGCATTATGCGCCAGAGGGATCCGTCCGGGGCTGATTAAGCATACGCACCATGATATGGATGTTGATAAACCGGGCAAAGATAGCTATGAGCTGCGCAAGGCTGGCGCGGCGCAAACCATCGTTGCCAGCCAACAGCGATGGGCCTTGATGACGGAAACACCAGACGAAGAAGAGCTGGATCTACATTTTCTCGCAAGTCGAATGGATACCTCAAAGCTGGATTTGATTCTGGTCGAAGGGTTTAAGCATGAAGAGATCGCAAAGATTGTGCTGTTTCGCGATGGAGCCGGACATCGACCGGAAGAATTAGTGATAGACAGGCATGTTATTGCTGTAGCCAGTGATGTGCCGCTTAATCTTGATGTCGCGTTACTGGATATTAATGATGTTGAGGGGCTGGCTGATTTTGTGGTGGAGTGGATGCAAAAGCAGGACGGATAGGCAAGAGTAGGCTGGAGCAAACGCGCCAGCGTCGCATCCGGCATTTATTCTGCTCCAATGCAAAAAGGCCATCCTGACGGATGGCCTTTCGCTTAATTTGATGCCTGGCAGTTCCCTACTCTCGCATGGGGAGACCCCACACTACCATCGGCGCTACGGCGTTTCACTTCTGAGTTCGGCATGGGGTCAGGTGGGACCACCGCGCTAAGGCCGCCAGGCAAATTCTGTTTCATTAACCCGCTTGTCGCCGGTTAATCTAATCTGTATCAGGCTGAAAATCTTCTCTCATCCGCCAAAACATCTTCGGCGTTGTAAGGTTAAGCCTCACGGTTCATTAGTACCGGTTAGCTCAACGCATCGCTGCGCTTACACACCCGGCCTATCAACGTCGTCGTCTTCAACGTTCCTTCAGGAGACTCTAAGTCTCAGGGAGAACTCATCTCGGGGCAAGTTTCGTGCTTAGATGCTTTCAGCACTTATCTCTTCCGCATTTAGCTACCGGGCAGTGCCATTGGCATGACAACCCGAACACCAGTGATGCGTCCACTCCGGTCCTCTCGTACTAGGAGCAGCCCCCCTCAGTTCTCCAGCGCCCACGGCAGATAGGGACCGAACTGTCTCACGACGTTCTAAACCCAGCTCGCGTACCACTTTAAATGGCGAACAGCCATACCCTTGGGACCTACTTCAGCCCCAGGATGTGATGAGCCGACATCGAGGTGCCAAACACCGCCGTCGATATGAACTCTTGGGCGGTATCAGCCTGTTATCCCCGGAGTACCTTTTATCCGTTGAGCGATGGCCCTTCCATTCAGAACCACCGGATCACTATGACCTGCTTTCGCACCTGCTCGCGCCGTCACGCTCGCAGTCAAGCTGGCTTATGCCATTGCACTAACCTCCTGATGTCCGACCAGGATTAGCCAACCTTCGTGCTCCTCCGTTACTCTTTAGGAGGAGACCGCCCCAGTCAAACTACCCACCAGACACTGTCCGCAACCCGGATTACGGGCCAACGTTAGAACATCAAACATTAAAGGGTGGTATTTCAAGGTCGGCTCCATGCAGACTGGCGTCCACACTTCAAAGCCTCCCACCTATCCTACACATCAAGGCTCAATGTTCAGTGTCAAGCTATAGTAAAGGTTCACGGGGTCTTTCCGTCTTGCCGCGGGTACACTGCATCTTCACAGCGAGTTCAATTTCACTGAGTCTCGGGTGGAGACAGCCTGGCCATCATTACGCCATTCGTGCAGGTCGGAACTTACCCGACAAGGAATTTCGCTACCTTAGGACCGTTATAGTTACGGCCGCCGTTTACCGGGGCTTCGATCAAGAGCTTCGCGTTACCGCTAACCCCATCAATTAACCTTCCGGCACCGGGCAGGCGTCACACCGTATACGTCCACTTTCGTGTTTGCACAGTGCTGTGTTTTTAATAAACAGTTGCAGCCAGCTGGTATCTTCGACTGATTTCAGCTCCACGAGCAAGTCGCTTCACCTACATATCAGCGTGCCTTCTCCCGAAGTTACGGCACCATTTTGCCTAGTTCCTTCACCCGAGTTCTCTCAAGCGCCTTGGTATTCTCTACCTGACCACCTGTGTCGGTTTGGGGTACGATTTGATGTTACCTGATGCTTAGAGGCTTTTCCTGGAAGCAGGGCATTTGTCGCTTCAGCACCGTAGTGCCTCGTCATCACGCCTCAGCCTTGGTTTTCCGGATTTGCCTGGAAAACCAGCCTACACGCTTAAACCGGGACAACCGTCGCCCGGCCAACATAGCCTTCTCCGTCCCCCCTTCGCAGTAACACCAAGTACAGGAATATTAACCTGTTTCCCATCGACTACGCCTTTCGGCCTCGCCTTAGGGGTCGACTCACCCTGCCCCGATTAACGTTGGACAGGAACCCTTGGTCTTCCGGCGAGCGGGCTTTTCACCCGCTTTATCGTTACTTATGTCAGCATTCGCACTTCTGATACCTCCAGCAACCCTCACAGGCCACCTTCACAGGCTTACAGAACGCTCCCCTACCCAACAACACATAGTGTCGCTGCCGCAGCTTCGGTGCATGGTTTAGCCCCGTTACATCTTCCGCGCAGGCCGACTCGACCAGTGAGCTATTACGCTTTCTTTAAATGATGGCTGCTTCTAAGCCAACATCCTGGCTGTCTGGGCCTTCCCACATCGTTTCCCACTTAACCATGACTTTGGGACCTTAGCTGGCGGTCTGGGTTGTTTCCCTCTTCACGACGGACGTTAGCACCCGCCGTGTGTCTCCCGTGATAACATTCTCCGGTATTCGCAGTTTGCATCGGGTTGGTAAGTCGGGATGACCCCCTTGCCGAAACAGTGCTCTACCCCCGGAGATGAATTCACGAGGCGCTACCTAAATAGCTTTCGGGGAGAACCAGCTATCTCCCGGTTTGATTGGCCTTTCACCCCCAGCCACAAGTCATCCGCTAATTTTTCAACATTAGTCGGTTCGGTCCTCCAGTTAGTGTTACCCAACCTTCAACCTGCCCATGGCTAGATCACCGGGTTTCGGGTCTATACCCTGCAACTTAACGCCCAGTTAAGACTCGGTTTCCCTTCGGCTCCCCTATTCGGTTAACCTTGCTACAGAATATAAGTCGCTGACCCATTATACAAAAGGTACGCAGTCACCCCATAAAGAGGCTCCCACTGCTTGTACGTACACGGTTTCAGGTTCTTTTTCACTCCCCTCGCCGGGGTTCTTTTCGCCTTTCCCTCACGGTACTGGTTCACTATCGGTCAGTCAGGAGTATTTAGCCTTGGAGGATGGTCCCCCCATATTCAGACAGGATACCACGTGTCCCGCCCTACTCATCGAGCTCACAATATGTGCATTTTTGTGTACGGGGCTGTCACCCTGTATCGCGCGCCTTTCCAGACGCTTCCACTAACACACACACTGATTCAGGCTCTGGGCTCCTCCCCGTTCGCTCGCCGCTACTGGGGGAATCTCGGTTGATTTCTTTTCCTCGGGGTACTTAGATGTTTCAGTTCCCCCGGTTCGCCTCATTAACCTATGGATTCAGTTAATGATAGTGTGTCGAAACACACTGGGTTTCCCCATTCGGAAATCGCCGGTTATAACGGTTCATATCACCTCACCGACGCTTATCGCAGATTAGCACGTCCTTCATCGCCTCTGACTGCCAGGGCATCCACCGTGTACGCTTAGTCGCTTAACCTCACAACCCGAAGATGTTTCTTGCGATCCATCATCGTGTTGCGAAAATTTGAGAGACTCACGAACAACTTTCGTTGTTCAGTGTTTCAATTTTCAGCTTGATCCAGATTTTTAAAGAGCAAAACTTCGCAGTGAACCTTTGCAGGTACACTCTGAAGTATTTTTTATTTAATCACTACAGAGATGGTGGAGCTATGCGGGATCGAACCGCAGACCTCCTGCGTGCAAAGCAGGCGCTCTCCCAGCTGAGCTATAGCCCCATAACATGTAGTTAAAACCTCTTCAAATTTGCGATGCAAATTTGGTAGGCCTGAGTGGACTTGAACCACCGACCTCACCCTTATCAGGGGTGCGCTCTAACCACCTGAGCTACAAGCCTGTAGAGGTTTTACTGCTCATTTTCATCAGACAATCTGTGTGAGCACTTCAAAGTACGCTTCTTTAAGGTAAGGAGGTGATCCAACCGCAGGTTCCCCTACGGTTACCTTGTTACGACTTCACCCCAGTCATG
It encodes the following:
- the srkA gene encoding stress response kinase SrkA produces the protein MNNSAFTFQTLHPDTIMDALFEHGIRVDSGLTPLNSYENRVYQFQDEDRRRFVVKFYRPERWTADQILEEHQFALQLVNDEVPVAAPVAFNGQTLLNHQGFYFAVFPSVGGRQFEADNIDQMEAVGRYLGRMHQTGRKQLFIHRPTIGLNEYLIEPRKLFEDATLIPSGLKAAFLKATDELIAAVTAHWREDFTVLRLHGDCHAGNILWRDGPMFVDLDDARNGPAVQDLWMLLNGDKAEQRMQLETIIEAYEEFSEFDTAEIGLIEPLRAMRLVYYLAWLMRRWADPAFPKNFPWLTGEDYWLRQTVTFIEQAKVLQEPPLQLTPMY
- the yihD gene encoding YihD family protein — its product is MKCKRLNEVIELLQPAWQKEPDLNLLQFLQKLAKESGFDGELADLTDDILIYHLKMRDSAKDAVIPGLQKDYEEDFKTALLRARGVIKE
- the mobA gene encoding molybdenum cofactor guanylyltransferase MobA, producing the protein MNLMTMITGVVLAGGKARRMGGVDKGLLELNGKPLWQYVADALMTQLSHVVINANRHQEIYQVSGLKVIEDSLADYPGPLAGMLSVMQQEAGEWFLFCPCDTPYIPHDLAARLTHQRKDAPVVWVHDGERDHPTIALVNRAIEPLLLEYLQAGERRVMAFMRLAGGHAVDFSDRKEAFINVNTPEELARWQEKR
- the mobB gene encoding molybdopterin-guanine dinucleotide biosynthesis protein MobB → MAGKTMIPLLAFAAWSGTGKTTLLKKLIPALCARGIRPGLIKHTHHDMDVDKPGKDSYELRKAGAAQTIVASQQRWALMTETPDEEELDLHFLASRMDTSKLDLILVEGFKHEEIAKIVLFRDGAGHRPEELVIDRHVIAVASDVPLNLDVALLDINDVEGLADFVVEWMQKQDG